A single region of the Serinus canaria isolate serCan28SL12 chromosome 11, serCan2020, whole genome shotgun sequence genome encodes:
- the CA7 gene encoding carbonic anhydrase 7: protein MTGHHSWGYGQADGPSEWHKAYPIAQGNRQSPIDIDSARAVYDPSLQPLVISYESCTSLSISNTGHSVMVEFEDTDDRTAISGGPFQNPFRLKQFHFHWGTTHSQGSEHTIDGKPFPCELHLVHWNARKYATFGEAAAAPDGLAVVGVFLEIGKEHASMNRLTDALYMVKFKGTKAQFRGFNPKCLLPTSLDYWTYLGSLTTPPLNESVTWIVLKEPIRISVKQLEKFRMLLFTGEEDQRIQMANNFRPPQPLKGRIVRASFKA, encoded by the exons GCCCTTCTGAGTGGCACAAAGCTTACCCCATTGCCCAGGGGAACCGCCAGTCCCCCATCGACATTGACTCTGCACGGGCAGTGTACgaccccagcctgcagcccctcGTCATCTCCTACGAGTCCTGCACCTCCCTCAGCATCTCCAACACCGGCCACTCCGTCATGGTGGAGTTTGAGGACACTGATGACAGGACAG cAATCAGTGGAGGGCCCTTTCAGAATCCATTCCGGCTAAAGCAGTTCCACTTCCACTGGGGCACCACTCACAGCCAGGGATCAGAGCATACCATTGATGGAAAACCCTTTCCCTGTGAG ctcCACTTAGTACATTGGAATGCCAGAAAATATGCAACAtttggagaggcagcagcagctccagatggCTTGGCAGTAGTTGGTGTTTTCTTGGAG attggaaaagaacATGCCAGTATGAACAGACTCACTGATGCTTTGTACATGGTAAAATTTAAA ggAACAAAAGCTCAGTTTAGAGGCTTCAACCCTAAATGTCTCCTGCCCACAAGTCTAGATTATTGGACATACCTCGGTTCTCTGACAACCCCACCCCTTAATGAGAGTGTGACATGGATAGTGCTGAAAGAACCCATAAGAATCTCTGTAAAACAG CTGGAGAAATTCCGCATGCTGCTCTTCACTGGTGAGGAAGACCAGAGGATCCAAATGGCCAATAATTTTCGCCCCCCTCAGCCTCTGAAGGGGAGAATTGTTCGAGCTTCCTTCAAGGCCTGA